GAAGACCCCCCGATCCCACTCGACGATATTGAGATAGACCTCAAGGATGCGCTGCTTGGGCCACAGCGTCTCGATGAGCAGGGTAAACCAAGCCTCCAGGCCCTTGCGGAGCCAGTTGCGGCCGGTCCACAGGAAGAGGTTCTTGGCGGTCTGCTGACTGATGGTGCTGGCGCCACGCAGCCCACCCCCGTTGAGGCTGGACTCGATGGCCTGGCGGATCTGATGGAAATCGAAACCGTGATGCTCGGGAAAACGCTGATCTTCGGCGGCTATCACCGCGACCTTGGCGTTATCTGAGAGCTCTGCCCAGGGACGCCATTGCTGGTCGATATCGATCGACTCTCCGCTGGCCCAGGACTCCAGCTTGCGCTCGACCATCACCATGGAGCCGAACACCGGCACCACCCGGAACATCAACACCAGCAGGACCGACAATCCAACCCAGCCCACCAACGCAAACCCCAGGACTCGCGCTGTGCGACGCACCCACCTCGGCATCAGACCTCACTCATGATTTTAGGCGCACGCTGGCATAAGTGGGCTCGCCCTGAGCCTGGGCCAAAGCGCCCATGGCCGCCGACAGCGGCTCAAGAGACCGCTCCTCGTAGGTAGCCGACTGCAGCAGGGCCGCCGGCTCCTTACCCAGGGTCACCGGCAACATCTCTACGCTATTCTTCTCCAGGCGCTCGTCCCGAGGCGGGATGCCGAAGTATTCCCGGTAGCATTTGGAGAAGTGCGGAGTGGAGACAAAGCCACAGGCCGACGCCACCTCGATGATCGACATCGGTGTCTGCTTGAGCAGCTGACGGGCCCGCGTCAGGCGCAGCTTGAGATAGTAGCGCGAGGGTGAGCAGTGAAGGTTCTTCTGGAAAAGACGCTCGAGCTGACGGCGTGACACATCCACGTAGTTGGCCAGCTCATCAAGGGTGATCGGCTCCTCGAGGTTGGCCTCCATCAGCGCCACGATCTCCAAGAGCTTCGGCTGGGTGGTGCCCAACACATGCTTGAGCGGCACCCGCTGCAGATCCTGCTCATTGCGGACCCGGTCATAGATGAACATCTCGGAAATACCCGCCGCCAGTTCGCGACCATGGTCGCGGCCGATCAGGGTCAGCATCATGTCCATGGGGGCAGTGCCGCCAGAGGAGGTAGCACGGTCGCGGTCGATAGAGAACAAGCGCGTG
Above is a window of Halomonas sp. I5-271120 DNA encoding:
- the mtgA gene encoding monofunctional biosynthetic peptidoglycan transglycosylase is translated as MPRWVRRTARVLGFALVGWVGLSVLLVLMFRVVPVFGSMVMVERKLESWASGESIDIDQQWRPWAELSDNAKVAVIAAEDQRFPEHHGFDFHQIRQAIESSLNGGGLRGASTISQQTAKNLFLWTGRNWLRKGLEAWFTLLIETLWPKQRILEVYLNIVEWDRGVFGLEAAAQHYFGVSAARLNVDQASRLAAILPNPREWSASRPGPHTQRRSAWIRGQMRNLGGSAYLDRL
- a CDS encoding GlxA family transcriptional regulator, with protein sequence MTTAPEASRTAATSQAIGFLLLDNFTLISLASAIEPLRMANQLAGRELYRWYTMSLDGASVKASDGLCVTPDVATHTALTLDTVIVCGGVGPQRAVKREHLSWLQAQARLSRRLAAVCTGSWALAKAGLLDGYETSTHWECLAAMQEAFPKVALSTRLFSIDRDRATSSGGTAPMDMMLTLIGRDHGRELAAGISEMFIYDRVRNEQDLQRVPLKHVLGTTQPKLLEIVALMEANLEEPITLDELANYVDVSRRQLERLFQKNLHCSPSRYYLKLRLTRARQLLKQTPMSIIEVASACGFVSTPHFSKCYREYFGIPPRDERLEKNSVEMLPVTLGKEPAALLQSATYEERSLEPLSAAMGALAQAQGEPTYASVRLKS